A genomic stretch from Alosa sapidissima isolate fAloSap1 chromosome 3, fAloSap1.pri, whole genome shotgun sequence includes:
- the si:ch73-256g18.2 gene encoding small integral membrane protein 36 has protein sequence MGLMEFALEIDPVTLNLIILIGSYVTLLVVFLISCILYDCRGKDPTKESLDPEPAPVAPTQSPIRLVVMQNSPASSARYEQHNNKSTNYLPHSTDMREKRSTLV, from the coding sequence ATGGGGCTCATGGAATTTGCCCTGGAGATTGACCCGGTCACGCTGAACCTCATCATCCTCATCGGCAGCTATGTGACGCTGCTTGTGGTCTTCCTCATCTCCTGCATCCTGTACGACTGCCGCGGAAAAGACCCCACCAAGGAGTCCCTGGACCCGGAGCCCGCACCTGTCGCCCCCACGCAGTCGCCGATTCGCCTGGTCGTCATGCAGAACTCGCCCGCCTCGTCCGCACGCTATGAGCAACACAACAACAAGTCCACCAACTACCTGCCCCACAGCACTGACATGCGAGAGAAGAGGAGCACCCTGGTCTGA